Proteins encoded together in one Pseudomonas sp. Seg1 window:
- the msrP gene encoding protein-methionine-sulfoxide reductase catalytic subunit MsrP, which translates to MLIKIPKASDCHESDVTPESIYLSRRQLLGATAAGIAVSSLPRWANADDAARYADVEPGKAPAWFAEKLPSTKWGAVSVKDEAVTPYKDATHYNNFYEFGTDKGDPAANAGSLKTEPWSVVVDGEVGKPGRYALEDFMKPYQLEERIYRLRCVEAWSMVIPWIGFPISALLKQVEPTSNAKYIRFETLQDPKSMPGQRSGFALIDWPYVEGLRLDEAMHPLAILAVGMYGRELPNQNGAPLRLVVPWKYGFKSVKSIVRISLVSEQPKTTWQSIAADEYGFYANVNPTVDHPRWTQARERRLPNSLFKPNVRDTQMFNGYADEVASLYTGLDLRKNY; encoded by the coding sequence ATGTTGATCAAAATCCCTAAAGCGTCTGACTGCCACGAGTCGGATGTCACGCCTGAATCCATTTATCTGTCTCGCCGCCAATTGCTTGGGGCCACGGCTGCCGGTATCGCCGTCAGTAGTCTGCCTCGCTGGGCCAATGCCGACGACGCGGCGCGGTATGCCGATGTCGAGCCGGGCAAAGCGCCTGCATGGTTTGCCGAGAAACTGCCCTCTACTAAGTGGGGCGCAGTCAGCGTCAAGGATGAGGCGGTCACGCCTTATAAAGATGCAACCCATTACAACAACTTCTATGAGTTCGGCACCGACAAGGGAGATCCGGCGGCGAATGCTGGCTCGCTGAAAACCGAACCGTGGAGTGTGGTGGTTGACGGGGAGGTAGGTAAACCAGGGCGTTATGCGCTGGAAGACTTCATGAAACCGTATCAATTGGAGGAGCGTATCTATCGCCTGCGCTGTGTCGAGGCTTGGTCGATGGTCATTCCGTGGATCGGTTTTCCGATTTCGGCGTTGCTCAAGCAAGTCGAACCGACCTCCAATGCCAAATACATCCGTTTTGAAACCTTGCAGGATCCCAAGAGCATGCCGGGCCAGCGTTCCGGTTTTGCTTTGATCGACTGGCCTTATGTAGAGGGCTTGCGATTGGATGAGGCGATGCATCCTTTGGCGATTCTGGCGGTGGGCATGTATGGCCGCGAGCTGCCGAATCAAAATGGCGCGCCACTGCGTTTGGTGGTGCCATGGAAGTACGGCTTCAAAAGCGTGAAATCCATCGTGCGTATCAGTCTGGTCAGCGAGCAGCCGAAGACAACCTGGCAAAGTATTGCGGCCGATGAATACGGCTTCTACGCAAATGTGAACCCGACTGTTGATCACCCGCGTTGGACGCAGGCGCGTGAGCGCCGGCTACCAAACAGTCTGTTCAAGCCGAATGTGCGTGATACGCAAATGTTCAACGGCTACGCGGATGAAGTTGCTTCTTTATATACAGGGCTCGATCTGCGGAAGAACTACTGA
- the msrQ gene encoding protein-methionine-sulfoxide reductase heme-binding subunit MsrQ: MRYPLWRVGVFIAAAVWPLLWFYQAFADLLGPDPGKVLVDRLGLGTLVLLLITLSMTPLQKMTGWAGWIAVRRQLGLWCFAYVVLHLCSYLAFILGFDWSQLGVELRKRPYIIVGTLGFLGLLALAVTSNRYSQRRLGARWKKLHRLVYVILGLGLLHMLWIVRADLKEWAIYAFIGGLLLLLRLPPVARRIPRLLAKKQILQEKRN; encoded by the coding sequence ATGCGATATCCGTTATGGCGTGTAGGCGTTTTCATTGCGGCGGCGGTCTGGCCATTGCTGTGGTTCTATCAGGCTTTTGCGGATTTGCTTGGGCCTGACCCTGGCAAGGTGCTGGTTGATCGCTTGGGGCTTGGGACATTGGTGCTGTTATTGATCACCTTGAGCATGACGCCTTTGCAGAAAATGACCGGTTGGGCGGGGTGGATCGCTGTTCGCCGGCAGTTGGGGCTTTGGTGTTTTGCCTATGTGGTTTTGCACTTGTGCAGCTATTTGGCATTTATCCTGGGATTTGATTGGTCACAACTGGGTGTTGAGCTGCGGAAGCGGCCGTACATTATTGTCGGGACGCTGGGTTTCCTTGGGCTGTTAGCTCTGGCGGTGACTTCCAATCGCTACAGTCAGCGCCGGTTAGGTGCTCGCTGGAAGAAGTTACATCGGCTGGTTTACGTGATTCTGGGGCTGGGATTGCTGCACATGCTGTGGATCGTTCGGGCTGATCTCAAGGAATGGGCAATTTATGCCTTTATCGGCGGACTGCTTCTTTTGCTGCGCCTTCCTCCTGTTGCACGTCGAATCCCGCGTTTATTGGCTAAAAAACAGATTCTGCAAGAAAAGCGAAATTAA
- a CDS encoding paraquat-inducible protein A, with amino-acid sequence MSDPVGAQGLSDLPLEDLVACHECDLLMRKPTLAHGEKALCPRCGYELYAHRHNVVQRSLALVIAALLLYIPANFLPIMQLNILGQSSQDTVWSGVLGLFNTDMQGVSIVVFLCSMAIPLLKLLCQLFVLLTIRFNVGRSYGLLLYRIYHHLRDWGMLEVYLMGVLVAIVKLADMAAITVGLGLVCFIGLLLVQVWLEVVMSPHQIWQALSGEDAHAGD; translated from the coding sequence ATGTCAGATCCGGTTGGCGCCCAAGGGCTGTCAGATTTACCGCTGGAAGACTTGGTGGCCTGTCACGAGTGCGACCTGCTGATGCGCAAACCAACACTTGCTCATGGCGAAAAAGCCCTCTGCCCACGCTGCGGTTACGAGCTGTATGCCCATCGCCATAATGTGGTGCAGCGCAGCCTTGCCCTGGTCATCGCCGCATTGCTGTTGTACATCCCGGCAAACTTTTTACCAATCATGCAGCTCAATATTCTCGGACAATCTTCGCAGGATACGGTCTGGAGCGGCGTGCTCGGTCTGTTCAACACTGACATGCAGGGCGTTTCGATCGTCGTATTCCTGTGCAGCATGGCGATACCGCTGCTCAAGTTGCTCTGCCAGTTGTTCGTTTTACTGACAATTCGCTTCAATGTCGGCCGCAGCTATGGTCTGTTGCTCTACCGCATTTACCACCACCTCAGAGATTGGGGGATGCTCGAGGTCTACCTCATGGGCGTGCTGGTGGCGATCGTCAAACTGGCGGACATGGCGGCCATCACCGTCGGCCTCGGCCTGGTGTGTTTCATCGGTTTGTTGTTGGTCCAGGTCTGGCTGGAAGTGGTGATGTCACCGCATCAGATCTGGCAGGCATTATCGGGAGAGGATGCTCATGCGGGCGATTGA